One genomic window of Panicum hallii strain FIL2 chromosome 6, PHallii_v3.1, whole genome shotgun sequence includes the following:
- the LOC112896918 gene encoding obg-like ATPase 1 — protein MDRVTAEPAHNQAQRAGVLSFHWSCIYVFAFVSTFFNIVTKLAIPAENFPFCTIKPNEAHVNVPDERFDWLCQLYKPKSEVPAYLEITDIAGLIRGAHAGDGLGNAFLSHIRAVDGIFHVLRAFEDSEITHVDDTVDPVRDLETISEELRLKDIDFMNKKIEDLEKSMKRSNDKQLKIEHELCERVIKHLQDGKDVRLGDWKAADIEILNTFQLLTAKPVVYLVNMSEKDFQRKKNKFLPKIHAWVQEHGGETILPFSCAFEQKLVDMPEDEAAKYCAENQLTGMIPKIIKTGFAAIHLIYFFTAGPDEVKCWQIRRQTKAPQAAGAIHTDFERGFICAEVMKFDDLKELGSEPAVKAAGKYKQEGKTYVVQDGDIIFFKFNVSGGGKK, from the exons ATGGACCGTGTCACCGCAGAAccggcacacaatcaagcgcaaaGGGCAG gtgTTCTGTCATTCCATTGGAGCTGTATATACGTCTTTGCATTTGTGTCAACTTTCTTCAACATAGTAACAAAGCTCGCAATACCAGCTGAGAACTTCCCTTTCTGTACCATTAAACCAAATGAGGCACATGTGAATGTTCCAGATGAGCGATTTGACTGGCTTTGCCAACTTTACAAGCCAAAGAGTGAG GTGCCTGCATATCTGGAAATAACTGACATAGCTGGGCTTATTAGAGGTGCTCATGCAGGGGATGGTCTGGGCAATGCGTTCCTGTCCCATATACGTGCTGTTGATGGAATCTTTCATGTCTTGA GGGCATTTGAAGACTCGGAAATTACTCATGTTGATGATACAGTAGATCCTGTTAGAGATTTGGAAACTATTAGTGAAGAGCTCAGACTAAAG GATATAGATTTCATGAATAAGAAAATTGAGGACCTTGAGAAGTCAATGAAGAGGAGCAATGATAAGCAGCTCAAAATTGAACATGAATTATGTGAGAGG GTCATAAAACATCTCCAGGATGGGAAAGATGTCCGCTTAGGTGATTGGAAAGCTGCTGACATTGAGATCTTGAATACCTTCCAGCTACTTACCGCAAAGCCAGTTGTCTACTTG GTGAATATGAGTGAGAAGGACTTCCAGAGGAAAAAGAACAAGTTTCTACCCAAGATACACGCTTG GGTGCAGGAACATGGTGGTGAAACCATACTTCCTTTCAGCTGTGCTTTTGAACAGAAACTAGTGGATATGCCAGAAGATGAAGCTGCTAAATATTGTGCTGAAAACCAGTTAACAGG CATGATCCCAAAAATTATTAAGACTGGTTTTGCAGCAATTCATCTGATATACTTTTTCACTGCTGGTCCTGATGAG GTCAAGTGTTGGCAGATCAGACGTCAAACCAAGGCCCCTCAAGCTGCTGGTGCAATTCACACCGATTTCGAAAGGGGCTTCATATGTGCTGAG GTAATGAAGTTTGATGATCTGAAAGAATTGGGCAGTGAACCTGCTGTCAAG GCTGCTGGAAAATACAAGCAGGAGGGGAAGACTTACGTGGTGCAGGACGGGGACATTATCTTCTTCAAGTTCAACGTGTCTGGTGGCGGGAAGAAGTGA
- the LOC112896479 gene encoding tubby-like F-box protein 13, with translation MSFRSIVRDVRDGFGSLSRRGFEVRLLGHRRGKSHGAVHELHDPVPVVQSSCWASLPPELLRDVIERLEASEDTWPSRKNVVVCASVCRTWREMCREIVKNPEFSGKITFPVSLKQPGPRDGTIQCFIKRDKSTQIYYLYLCLSSSDDDDEKFSIADEPEAEQVLVATKRQSRRNTPVPSKYNGSDSPSLPEIVNDQRL, from the exons ATGTCATTTCGAAGCATTGTGCGCGATGTAAGGGATGGCTTCGGGAGCTTATCTAGGAGGGGATTTGAGGTCAGGCTTCTGGGTCATCGCCGAGGGAAATCTCATGGTGCTGTACATGAGCTGCACGACCCAGTGCCTGTGGTACAGAGCAGCTGCTGGGCTAGCTTGCCTCCTGAATTACTTCGAGATGTGATTGAGAGGTTGGAGGCCAGTGAGGATACATGGCCTTCTAGGAAGAATGTAGTTGTTTGTGCATCTGTCTGCAGAACATGGAGAGAGATGTGTAGAGAGATTGTCAAGAACCCAGAGTTTTCTGGGAAGATCACTTTTCCTGTTTCTCTGAAACAG CCTGGGCCTCGAGATGGAACTATACAGTGTTTCATTAAGAGGGATAAATCTACACAAATCTACTACCTGTACCTTTGTCTTAGCTCAA GTGACGACGACGATGAGAAGTTCTCAATTGCCGATGAACCAGAGGCAGAGCAAGTCCTGGTGGCAACCAAGCGGCAATCCAGGAGGAACACCCCTGTCCCTAGTAAATACAATGGCTCGGATTCACCTTCTCTGCCTGAAATTGTAAATGATCAGCGGCTGTAG
- the LOC112897157 gene encoding photosystem II 10 kDa polypeptide, chloroplastic produces the protein MAASMISSSALVAPARAQGLPSLGRRASSFAVVCGTGKKIKTDKPFGIGGGLTVDKDASGRKVKGKGVYQFVDKYGANVDGYSPIYKEEDWSPTGDVYVGGTTGLLIWAVTLAGLLGGGALLVYNTSALAS, from the exons atggcggCCTCCATGATCTCGTCGTCAGCTCTGGTGGCGCCGGCCAGGGCCCAGGGCCTGCCGTCCCtcggccgccgcgcctcctccttcgCCGTCGTCTGCGGCACCGGCAAGAAGATCAAGACCGACAAGCCCTTCGGGATTGGGGGTGGCCTGACCGTCGACAAAGATGCCTCCGGGAGGAAGGTCAAG GGCAAGGGCGTGTACCAGTTCGTCGACAAGTACGGCGCCAACGTCGACGGATACAG CCCAATCTACAAGGAGGAGGACTGGTCTCCCACCGGTGACGTCTACGTCGGCG GAACCACCGGACTTCTGATCTGGGCCGTCACCCTCGCCGGGCTCCTTGGTGGCGGCGCCCTCCTTGTTTACAACACCAGCGCCCTCGCCAGCTAA